One stretch of Leucoraja erinacea ecotype New England unplaced genomic scaffold, Leri_hhj_1 Leri_1326S, whole genome shotgun sequence DNA includes these proteins:
- the LOC129715693 gene encoding E3 ubiquitin-protein ligase TRIM39-like, producing PASLTLDPQTAHPRLMLSDNDTQVRRGDWRKVPDLPERFSFLLSVLASQGFTSGRHYWEIDVSSNTAWDVGAAKSSVTRKAIPENGVWAVGLWDKEYSAFTNPRTSLSLAANPRRLGIYLDYEEGQISFYNAVTMDHIYTFTDTFTETIHPYFSTECKTNPLKLVTIQL from the coding sequence CACCGGCCTCCCTAACCCTGGACCCACAGACGGCCCACCCCCGGCTGATGTTGTCGGACAACGATACGCAGGTTCGCCGGGGAGACTGGCGGAAGGTTCCCGATCTCCCAGAGCGTTTCAGCTTCCTGCTGAGCGTGCTGGCCTCGCAGGGCTTCACGTCGGGCCGCCACTACTGGGAGATCGACGTGAGCAGCAACACGGCCTGGGACGTGGGCGCTGCCAAGTCGTCCGTCACCCGCAAGGCCATCCCGGAGAACGGCGTGTGGGCCGTGGGCCTGTGGGACAAGGAGTACAGCGCGTTCACCAACCCGCGCACCTCGCTATCGCTTGCCGCCAACCCGCGGCGGCTGGGCATATACCTGGACTACGAGGAGGGCCAGATCTCATTCTACAACGCCGTGACCATGGACCACATCTACACCTTCACCGACACCTTCACCGAGACCATCCACCCCTACTTCAGCACCGAATGTAAAACCAACCCTCTCAAGCTGGTCACCATACAACTGTAG